aaaaaaaaattattattattattattattattattattattataaattataagtttaaaaatatatttgaagAGAGAAGTAAGAAATTTAAACATAAATTTAAAGTAATTACAAATATTAAGGTAAAGATTAAAGTAAGCAATGTTTGCTATATCTGATATAAAATTAccctgatttaaaaaaaaatcaattttgatCAATAACGTTTTTTAATGAATGatataagatttttttttaattctttaaatAAGATAAGATTCTTATTTTCTAAAAAACAATGATTTTATCTAAATAGTCTTATATTCTAGAAAAACAATATAATACTTTTCCTTAAAATAATTAATACACCGAAAACTTACGATAAAAACAAATCAAACGTAATAGACTTTGCAAAACCTCCTCCACCGCCACCGTGAGTGCCACCGCCGTCATCTTCTTCAACTGCCATTCTCAACCCTCACCTACCACACATGACAACCGTCTCTCTTCACCAATCCAACCCCTTAGATTCCACCTCTACAACAACACTAACCAATTCACCGGACTCTCATCcctccaccgccgccgccaccgtCCCCACCCTCCTCCACCTCTCCTTCAACCAAGACTCCGCCTGCTTCGCCGCCGGCACCGACCACGGCTTCCGCATCTTCAACTGTGACCCCTTCCGCGAGATTTTCCGGCGAGACTTCCCCTCCGGCGGCGGCATCGCCGTCGTCCAGATGCTCTTCCGCTGCAACATCCTCGCCCTCGTCGGCGGCGGCCCAAACCCTCACTATCCAATCAACAAAGTCATGATTTGGGACGATCACCAAAGCCGCTGCATCGGCGAGTTATCCTTCCGCTCGGAAGTGAAATCTGTTCGTCTTCGGCGTGACCGGATAGTTGTGATTTTATTACaaaaaatttatgtttataatttTGCGGATTTGAAGCTTTTGCAGCAGATTGATACGTTTGTGAACCCTAAGGGTTTGTGTGAGGTGTCTCATGTGGCTGGGGCAATGGTGTTGGTGTGTTTAGGCCTGCAGAAGGGGCAGATTCGGCTTGAGCATTATGGTTCTAAGCAGA
The Helianthus annuus cultivar XRQ/B chromosome 6, HanXRQr2.0-SUNRISE, whole genome shotgun sequence genome window above contains:
- the LOC110915922 gene encoding autophagy-related protein 18a — protein: MTTVSLHQSNPLDSTSTTTLTNSPDSHPSTAAATVPTLLHLSFNQDSACFAAGTDHGFRIFNCDPFREIFRRDFPSGGGIAVVQMLFRCNILALVGGGPNPHYPINKVMIWDDHQSRCIGELSFRSEVKSVRLRRDRIVVILLQKIYVYNFADLKLLQQIDTFVNPKGLCEVSHVAGAMVLVCLGLQKGQIRLEHYGSKQTKFVMAHDSRIVCLALTHDGSLLATASSKGTLVRVFNTLDGSLVQEVRRGADRADIYSLAFSKTAERLAVSSDRGTVHVFNLKVDSGPLQTISDPNTGSPPVVSHLSFMKGVLPKYFSSEWSVARIHLNEGLQYVVGFGHQNTVVILGMDGSFYRCQFDPVAGGEMTVVESRNFLKPDETFS